DNA from Roseimicrobium sp. ORNL1:
CGTTCGCGGAGCACCTTGAAGCCGGGCTCGCTGAGGAAGTACCTGTTCAGCACTTCTCTCGGAGCCATGGCTGCCGGATTCGGTATCTGCAGGAGCAGTTCCTCCTCATGTTGCAGCAGATGTCCACCTGCGAGCAAGCGTCCCGTTGCGAACCCACCGGTGACGACTTCGAGTGTGGCCCATACGGGTTTGTCCTTCAGCGGCTGGCGTGAGCCCACGCCCAGAGCGCCGGAGAGCAAGCCTTGGATCACACTCGACCACTTCTGCGCTTTGGCTTCAGCGCGGTCGCGAGTCGTCTGGTCAGGGTGAGTGACGGCGGTCTCCATGGCTTTGTGCATCTGGCCGGCCGCGTAGCCGGGGTTCACAGATGGCTGGCCTTGGAGCGTTTTGTCATCGGACATTGCGGAGGGGGAATCGGATGGATCCGGGGGCGGGATTCGAACCAGCGACCTCTCGGTTACAAGCCGAGCGTTCTACCACTGAACTACCCCGGAATACGGGTTTGGCAGAGTTGTGGATTTAACTGAATCCGTGGGCAAAAGCAACGCATTGATGGCTTAGTGTTCGGCGCTCTCCTCGCCCAAGGCTGGCTCGTGGAAAGTGTCCGTGAAACTTGGACACTATAGCCCAAACGCTGGATTAGTCTGGTGAGCGTCCCGGGCCAAAGAGCTTTTGCCAAAAAGTGGGTCTAGACTCCCGCCTTCTGACAGAATCAATCAGCGCTTCTTGGTCGCGAAAAACCTCAACCGTTTTGCCGGAACCAGATCCATCAAACAAAGCCCATTCGGTAAGTGGATCTGTCTCCAGCATCTGCAGAGCATAGGCCCGCGCGTCACTCAGTGACGGAAAGAGGAGAAATTGCTCTTCATCTGTCCTCAACCATGCACCAGACTGGTGGTCGACCAGCCTTCCGTTGTTGGGGTCCAGCCTGATCAAAGCACCTTGCTCTGGTCTTAAGCAGTCGAGAGTCTGAACGAGTGCGATGGGGTCCACCTGAAGCTGGGATGAGTTGTATCTGCCTTTGAGTGTACCACCCACGGGCGAATTTTGCAGATTTCCACTCGACACCTTCCCATTCTTCAGCTATTTCTGTCTTAACCGAAAAGACTGACATGACGGACCTGCCGCCCATCACCCGCAAATTCATCCTCCACTGGGGTGAGATGGGCGTGCGCTGGGGCATCAACCGGACCATGGCTCAGATCCACGCGCTCCTGTACCTCTCGGAGCGCCCGCTCAATGCAGAGGAAATCTGCGAGGCGCTGGAGCTGGCGCGGTCGAATGTCAGTGTGTCCCTCCGTGAGCTTCAGGGCTGGGGCATTGTGAAGCTGGTGCACCTGTCGGGCGACCGCCGGGACCACTTCGAGAGCATGAAGGACGTCTTTGAGATGTTCCGCGTCATTGCGAACGAGCGCCGCCGCCGCGAGGTGGATCCTACGCTGAAGCTCATCGAGGACTGCCTGGAAGACGCGGGCAAGGAGAAGAAGGGCGAGGAATATGTGCGCGCCCGGCTGACCTCGATGAAGGAATTTTTCGAACTGGCCACGACCTTTGCCAATCAACTCGAGCGCCTTCCCACCGGTTCGCTGGTGAAGGTCGCCCGCATGGGGGACAAGGCGGTCAAGCTGCTCGGTCTGGGAGGCCAGGGAAGCTGAGGTCGCTTTTTATTTGCCATTGAATTTCGTTTTCTACCGAAACTACCGACATGAACGCCACAACCGCCATTGCCGAAACCCTGCCCCGCTGGGTCACCATGTGGCTGCTCGCGGCGGCAATCTTCTACCTGGGCAAGGCGGCCATGTGGATGCTCACCCCCGCGCCGAAGGGCGGCAGAAACACGATGCTCACCGCCGGCTGGTGGCTCGCCTGGCCGGGCATGAGCTTGAACGGCTGGAACAAGTGGCCTGCACGGAAGGAAACGAAAGACGCGGGCAAGATAGGTGCCCTCTGGCTGGATGGCATCCGCAACATCCTCTTCGGTGCGGCGCTGCTGTGGGGAATGGCGCGACTCTTCAGCCACCACCCGCTCGCTGCAGGCTGGGTGGGCATGATCGGGCTTATCTTCCTGCTGCACTTCGGTGTGTTCCATCTCGTCACCGCCTTCTGGGGTGGACTCGGCATGAAGGTGAAACCGGTGATGCGCAATCCCCTTGCCGCCACCACCCTGGCGGAGTTCTGGGGTCAGAGGTGGAACACCTCGTTCCGGGACCTCGCGCACCGTACGCTCTTCATTCCGGTGGCGCGTCGTTTCGGTGAGAACGGAGCCACGTGGTTCGTCTTCGCCATCTCGGGACTCGTGCATGAGCTGGTGATCAGCGTGCCAGCGGGCGCGGGGTATGGACTGCCCACCGCCTACTTCCTGGTGCAGGGCGCGGGACTCATCATGGAGCGGCGCTACTGCAAGCTGCCCACCACCATCAAACACCTCCGCACCCTGCTCTTCACCACGGTGCCTGCCTTCTTTCTCTTCCATCCGCCTTTCGTGGAGGGCGTCATGGTCCCCTTCTTCCACGCCATCGGAGCCCTGCCATGAATGCCTATTCGCTCATCACTCTGGAGAACCTGCTGCTGCTCGCAGGTCTCGGCCACTTCGCCATCCTCTCTGCCACCGCGCTGGTGCCAAAGGTGCTCGACTGGAAGAGCACGCTGAAGCCACTGCCACCCTTCCTGCGCACTCTGTTCTGGGTGTATGGGGTGTTCATTGTGCTGACCATCATCGGCCTGGGGACGCTCACGCTGTTTCATGCGGATGCCATGGTGAAGGGTGAACCCACGGCGCGTGGGCTGGCCGCATTCACCGCGGTGTTCTGGGGTGCGCGACTCCTCGTGCAGCTCTTTGTCTTCGAGACTGGTCCCTACCTCACCAATGCCTGGCTGAAGCTGGGCTACCACGTGCTGACCGCGGCCTTCGTCTTCTTCACCACCGTGTACACCGTCGCGGCGCTGCACCTGACGATTTGTTTCTGATACACCACGAATCCCCATCTATTCAC
Protein-coding regions in this window:
- a CDS encoding MarR family transcriptional regulator: MTDLPPITRKFILHWGEMGVRWGINRTMAQIHALLYLSERPLNAEEICEALELARSNVSVSLRELQGWGIVKLVHLSGDRRDHFESMKDVFEMFRVIANERRRREVDPTLKLIEDCLEDAGKEKKGEEYVRARLTSMKEFFELATTFANQLERLPTGSLVKVARMGDKAVKLLGLGGQGS
- a CDS encoding membrane bound O-acyl transferase family-domain-containing protein: MNATTAIAETLPRWVTMWLLAAAIFYLGKAAMWMLTPAPKGGRNTMLTAGWWLAWPGMSLNGWNKWPARKETKDAGKIGALWLDGIRNILFGAALLWGMARLFSHHPLAAGWVGMIGLIFLLHFGVFHLVTAFWGGLGMKVKPVMRNPLAATTLAEFWGQRWNTSFRDLAHRTLFIPVARRFGENGATWFVFAISGLVHELVISVPAGAGYGLPTAYFLVQGAGLIMERRYCKLPTTIKHLRTLLFTTVPAFFLFHPPFVEGVMVPFFHAIGALP